TCACTGCGTTACCGACGCTCGGCACTGGATTTCTCGCCTTCCTCATTCTTGCGTACCTGTTCAAACAGCTCAGCAAGGTCGCGCTGTTCGCGTCCGTCCTGATACTCAACCCACCGGTCAAATGGGGCGTGTACGCGACGAGCTTCTGGCTCGGCAACCGGATTCTGGGACCGGTACCCGGACTGTCGTTTACTGGCGTCTCCGTCTCGATGGGCGGTGAGGTGCTCGTACGTCTGTGGACCGGGAACATCATCTTGGCTGTCGTGTTCGCCGCTATCGGGTACGTGATCGCGTTCCGTTTGATCAACGAGTACAGGCGGCGACAGAAGGACTCAGTCGCGGTCAGCTAATCGGGAACGGCTACGGTCTCAGTCCCGCCGGACGACGAACACCGACAGGTCTGAAAACCGCGTGTCGTCCCTGCTGTCACCGCCAGCATCTTGTGCAAGGTCACCGAGCGTGGTCGCGGTCCGGGCCTCGTCGTCGTGGGTAAGTCGTTCGTACACCAGCGCCGGCAGGTCAGGGTCGCCACCAGCATCGATGAGGTCTACCGCGATGTCTTCGGGCATCAGGTCGAACGGGCGCGGGAGGACGAGCAGGTGTCGCTCGCCCACATCGCTCCGGAGGCGGTCGAGGTCCGCCGAGAGGTCGCCGCTCTTGTGCAACGTGACAAACGTTGTGTCCTCCATCGGCGTCCGGGCGCGACTGGCCGCGATCTGGAGCGACGAGATACCCGGCACCACGCGGACCGGCCGGTCGACGGCGCGCTGGACCTTCCCGACGAACTGGTAGCCCGAGTGGTTCGGGTCACCCATCGCGACCGCAGTCCCGCGTTCACCGTCGGCTACGCGCTCAGCGAAGGTGTCCAGCGTGTCGAGTTCGTCCCGGTAGCCACAGGTCAGCAGGTCCGCGTCGGTCCGGTCGGCGACAAAGTCGACGACGGTCTCGAAGCCGACGACCACGTCGGCCTCGCGGATGGCCTGCTCGCCCCGCGGCGTCAGGAAATCAGGGTTCCCCGGGCCGATGCCGACGGCGTGGACCGGCCGGTCCGCGTCGGGGTCCTCGGGCGCGCTCGCCGCGATATCTGCCGGGTCTGGTCCCGAGTCGAGGTCGTAGTCGCCGCTACTCATCGAGCGTGAGTTCTCCGTCCCGGCTGTCACTTGCCACGTGCACCAGTTCGTTCGTCAGCCCCGCGGCCAGTCCGCTCCCGCCGCGGCGGCCGACGTTCGTAATCGCCGGAACGCCGTGCTCGGCGGCGACCTCCCGGAGCCGCTGTCGACTCTCGGCGGCCTTGACGAAGCCGACCGGCGTGGCGACGACGACGGCCGGACGGGTCCCGTCTTCGATGCAGTCAGCCAGTGCGAGCGCCGCCGTCGGCGCGTTCCCGACGACGGCGATGGCCCCGTCGTAGACGCCCTGCTTGTCGAGTTCCAGCACCGAGGCCGCCGTTCGGGTCATACCGGTCTCGGCGGCCAGTTCCGCGCCGTTGCCGATGGCCTTCTTCACCGGGCAGTCATGCCCGCGACCGGTGATACCCGATTTGACCATCGTGATGTCGGTGACGATAGGCTGTTCGTCCAGCACCGCTCGTGCACCGGCGCGGACCGGCTCATCGTCGTCCTCACCGGTAAAGCGCATCAGGTACTGGAATTCGGGGTCGCCGGTCGCGTGGACCGATTTCTGCCGGATACGGTCGGCCAGCGTCTCGTCGGGGACGAGTTCACGCACGCGGTCCATCGACGTTTCGGCGATGTCCATCGCGTTCGAGGTGGTCGCGCCGAGGTCGGCGTACTCCTCGAAGTCGTCCTCGCTGTTCGTGTCGTCTGTCGCATCAGTTGTGTTAGTCGTCATCTGAAGGCACCTCCGTTCGTTCCGCACCGCTATTCCGCGCTTCGAGGTCGCCATCCACTTCCAGATTCAAGTCCCTAAGTCGGTCGCGCGTCTCGTCGTCGGCGTCCCAGAGGCCGCGGTCGATGGCCTCAAGCAGGGTCTCGGTAATCGAGTCCAACGCCCACGGGTTCACATCCCGGAGCCAGTCCTGTCGGTCCTCGTCGAAGGCGTAGCGCTCGGCCACGTCCTCCCAGAGGGTGTCGCTGACCACGTCGGTCGTCGCGTCCCAGCCGAGCACCACGTCGACCGTGGTCGAGAGGTCGCCAGCGCCCTTGTAGCCGTGTTCCTCCATCGAGTCGAGCCACGCGGGGTTCAGCACGCGGGCCCGCATCGCTTTCCGGACCTTCTCCTCGTTCGTGTAGACGTCGACGTTATCGGGGTCCGAGGAGTCCCCGACGTAGGAGTTCGGTTCCTCGCCGGCGATTTCCGTGACGGCGGAGATGAAGCCGCCGTGGAAGGCGTACCAGTCCGAGGAGTCGAACTCGTCCTGTTCGGCGGTGTCCTCGATTTTGACCGTCGCATCGACCGAGGAGAGGCGGCGCTCGAAGGCGTCGTGGGCGTCGCTGACGCGGCCGCGGGACCCCATCGCGTAGCCGCCCCACTGGACGTACACGTCGGCGAGGTCCGAGCGGTCGTCCCAGTTCCCTTCGTCGACGGCCTTGTTCGTCCCGGCACCGTAGCCGCCGGGCCGGGTGGTGAAGACGCGGTGTTTCGCCGCGCTTTCGGCGTCGCTCTCGTCCATGCCATCAGCCACGAGGTCGTCGGTCTCCTCCTCGACGTGTTTCTTCACGTAGTTCATCTCGTGGGGTTCGTCGAGGTCGACGACGGCGTCGACGGCGTCGTGGACCACGCCCGCCGCCGCGGGGAAGGCGTCCCGGAACAGTCCGGAGACGCGCGTCGTCACGTCGATGCGCGGACGGCCGAGCTCATCGAGTGAAATCGGTTCCACGTCCTCGACGCGGCCGGCGTCGGACCAGACCGGTTCGACGCCCATCAACGCGAGCACCTGCGCGATGGTCTCGCCGCGGGTCCGGACCGTCGGCGTGCCCCAGACGACGACGCCGATCTCCTCTGGATACTCGCCTTCGTCCGTCTCGTGCCGTTCCAGCACGCCGTCGGCGACCTCGCTGCCCACATCCCACGCCGTCTTGGCCGGGACCTTCCGCGGATCGAGCGTGTAGAAGTTCCGGGCCGTCGGGAGCAGGTCGACGCCGCCACGCGTCGGCGCGCCAGAGCCGCCGGGTGGGACGTACTCGCCCGCCAGCGCGTCGGCAGTCCGCGGTATCTCGTCGGCCGCGCCGGCCACCCGCGGGGCCGCTTCTTCGCAGATGTAGGCCAGCGCGGCACGGAGGTCTT
The Haloarcula sp. CBA1129 genome window above contains:
- a CDS encoding precorrin-8X methylmutase, whose translation is MTTNTTDATDDTNSEDDFEEYADLGATTSNAMDIAETSMDRVRELVPDETLADRIRQKSVHATGDPEFQYLMRFTGEDDDEPVRAGARAVLDEQPIVTDITMVKSGITGRGHDCPVKKAIGNGAELAAETGMTRTAASVLELDKQGVYDGAIAVVGNAPTAALALADCIEDGTRPAVVVATPVGFVKAAESRQRLREVAAEHGVPAITNVGRRGGSGLAAGLTNELVHVASDSRDGELTLDE
- a CDS encoding cobalt-precorrin-7 (C(5))-methyltransferase; translation: MSSGDYDLDSGPDPADIAASAPEDPDADRPVHAVGIGPGNPDFLTPRGEQAIREADVVVGFETVVDFVADRTDADLLTCGYRDELDTLDTFAERVADGERGTAVAMGDPNHSGYQFVGKVQRAVDRPVRVVPGISSLQIAASRARTPMEDTTFVTLHKSGDLSADLDRLRSDVGERHLLVLPRPFDLMPEDIAVDLIDAGGDPDLPALVYERLTHDDEARTATTLGDLAQDAGGDSRDDTRFSDLSVFVVRRD
- a CDS encoding DUF2062 domain-containing protein — translated: MVRRRVAQTRGQVKEKLVAALVEEHSPQEVAASFSIGVFLTALPTLGTGFLAFLILAYLFKQLSKVALFASVLILNPPVKWGVYATSFWLGNRILGPVPGLSFTGVSVSMGGEVLVRLWTGNIILAVVFAAIGYVIAFRLINEYRRRQKDSVAVS